The Dyadobacter sp. 676 DNA window TTAAAGGATAACCAGGCCCTTTTGTCCGCCGTAGGCTCCGCCGACGAGATCGTCCCGGTATACGTTTTCGACCCCCGTCAATTCGAAAAAACAAAGCTTGGGTTTCGCCGCACGAGCGTGCTACGGGCACGGTTCCTGATTGAATCCGTTGCGGAGCTGCGGGAGAATATCCGTCAGAAAGGAGGCGATCTGCTCATTCGCACCGGCGCCCCCGAAGCCATCGTCGCCAAGCTGGCGGAAGATTACAATGCGGAGTACGTATATACCAGCAAGGAAATCGCGCCGCAGGAAACACGCATCGAATCGTCGCTGAGCAAAAACCTGAAAACGGCGAACGTCGACATCAAGCTATTCTGGATGGATACCATGATCAACGCATTCGACCTCCCTTTTCCGGTATCCAGGCTGCCTTCCGGTTTTGCCCAATTCGAACGGCTGGTAAGTAACGATCTCAAAATCAAAGACCAGTTTCCCACGCCGGAGAAGATCGCACTGCCCACCGGTTTTGAAGCCGGCGCCATTCCGGGACTGCCCGAACTCGGGATCGATCCAAATGAAATACCTGCCCGGTCTGCCGGCATATTACCCGGCGGGGAAACGCATGCGCTGACGGTGTTGAAGGAATATGTCGAACAATATGTCAAAGCCGACTCCATTTACCCTTCGGCGGAGCCTCTCACCGACACCCGGCTTTCCGGCTGGCTTTCGCTGGGCTGCATTTCGGCTTCCTACATTTACCGCAGCGTCAAAGTGGCCCAATCGCATGCCGTAACCGAAGATCCGATCATAACCAACCTGCTGAAAAGGGAATTCCTGCATTGGACGTTGCTCCGGTACGGCCCCCGGATGTTCAAGCCGAGTGGCATACAGCACCATTTCAACCGCCGCTGGAAAAACGACAGCGCCCTGTTCGGGCAATGGACGAATGGACAAACGGAGAACCAGGCTGTAAACGACATCATCCGGAAACTCAACACCACCGGCTTCATCACGGCAGCGGAACGCGAACTGGCCGCCAAATACCTGACCGACACCCTGGATATAAACTGGACCTGGGGCGCAATGTATTTTGAAAGCCTGCTGATGGACTACGAAGCGTCCGTAAACTGGGGCCGGTGGAACAACGTAGCGGGTGTGGGGGAGGGTTAATTAACCTGATTTTTACTTCAAAACCCGCCATCCCGCGCAAATAAGGCAATATTGGCTCAGAGAACCGGTTATGTAGTTTTTCTTAAAGATTTTGCTAGCTTTGGTCAACTTTGGATCACATTCAATAACTCTAAACTGAATATTAAAATGTCAAAAGGACTCATTGCAGTTATCGTCGTAGTTCTGATTCTCGGATTCGTTGGCTGCGGGAAATATAATGGCCTCGTGCAAAAAGACGAGGTCGTAAAAGAAGCCTGGGCAGGCGTGGAAAGCCAATACCAGCGCCGCGCCGACTTGATCCCTAACCTGGTAAACACCGTTAAAGGTGCCGCCGACTTTGAGAAAAGCACGCTGACGGCCGTGATCGAAGCACGCAGCAAAGCAACCCAAACCACAATCAGTGCCGACCAGCTTACCCCTGAAAACATCGCCAAATTCCAGGCCGCGCAGGATCAGCTAAGCGGCTCGCTGTCGCGCCTGCTTGTTTCCGTGGAGCAATACCCGCAACTGAAAGCCAACCAGAACTTCCTCGAACTGCAAGCCCAGCTCGAAGGCACCGAAAACCGCATTACCGTGGAACGCGGCAAGTTCAATACTGTGGTCAAAGACTATAACCAGGAGGTGCGCACCTTTCCGACCAACCTCTTCGCCGGGGTATTCGGTTTCTCCCAGAAAGGCTACTTCACAGCCGCTCCGGGTTCCGAAAAAGCGCCGACCGTACAATTCTAAGTTTCCGCGCCGGGCCCGATTAAAGCCCGGCGCGATGTTTTTCACTCAATCCGTAACGACCCGCCCCATGGCAACCGAACCCCTATTTTTCACCGACGAAGAGCAGCAATACATTGTTGAGGCAATTCAGGAAGCCGAAAAACAGACATCCGGCGAGGTGAAGGTGCATATCGAAAAGAAATGCCCCTCGCCGGATGTGATGGAACGGGCCAGGGAAGTGTTCCTGTTTTTACGTCTGCACGAAACCGCTGAACGTAATGGGGTATTGTTTTACCTCGCTTACGAGGACCGGAAATTCGCAGTTCTCGGCGACAAGGGAATCGACGAAAAAGTGCCTGCCGGCTTCTGGGATAGTACCAAAGAGCTGCTCCGCAACCATTTCCGCGCCGGCGAATTCAAAGAAGGGCTTTGTCGCGGCATTCTCGAAGCGGGGCTACAATTGAAAAAACATTTTCCCTATCAGTCCGGCGATATCAACGAACTCCCGGACGACATTTCGTTCGGCCAATAATCCTATGAAGCATTTCCTTCTACAACTCCTGCTTATCATAGCGGCAATAGCCGGTGTGCAGGCGCAGGATATCCCGCCCAAACCCGATCCTCCAAGGCTTGTGAACGACCTTGCCAACCAGCTCAGCCCGAATGAACGGCAAATGCTGGAACAAAAGCTGGTCGCCTATAACGATTCTACGTCTTCACAGATCGTGATCGTAACCGTGCCTACACTGGGCGATTACCCCATTGCCGATTATGCTTTCAAACTCGGCACAGAATGGGGCGTCGGTCAAAAGGGTAAAAACAATGGTATTGTGCTGCTCTGGGCACCCAAGGAACGAAAAGTATTTATCGCCACCGGTTATGGCCTCGAAGGAGCAGTCCCTGATGCGATTGCGAAACGAATTGTTTCACAAGTCATCACACCGCAGTTCAAGGCCGGGCAGTTCTACCAGGGCCTTAGCGATGGCGTCGATATGATATTCAAATACGCTTCGGGAGAGTACAAGGCCGATCCGAAGCAGGACAGTGGCGACAGCGACGGTTTCTCCCCGCTACTGATCGTCCTGATTATATTTGTGATCATCATGATCTTCATTTTCCGTAACCGCGGCGGCGGGGGCGGTAACAGAGGCTATCGCGATTTTGGCGGGCCGCCTATCCTCTGGCCTTACACGACGCATTCGGGCCGCGGCAGCTCTTCGGGTAACTGGGGTGGTTTCGGCGGAGGCGACGGTGGCGGCTTCGGCGGTTTTGGCGGAGGCAGCTTCGGCGGCGGCGGCGCCGGAGGCGATTATTAGGATATGCAACTATTCAAAAAGCGGACGGAAGCCGGGCCTTCCGTCCGCTTTTTCATTTTCCGCCCCGACTGAAACGTATAGTAAATGGCACGCTTTTTTCTGCATCATCTATATCTATATAAACAAAACCTAAACATCTGCTTATGGAAAGGAAAAGTAATACCGGTCTGGTAATCGGATTGATCTTGATGACCATTCTGGCGGCAGTGTTCGGATATCTTTATTATAAAGAACACACCATCACAAAAAAACAGGAAACCGATCTCGAAACACGGGTAAAAGAACTTGCAGCCTCCGAAATCAAGCTGGATTCCATTTCGAAACAGCTCGACGCGCGCATCCTCGAAGTCCAAAATCTCGGCGGCGACATTGCCGAATTGCAAAAAGTAAAGGCCTCGCTGGAAAACGACCGTGCCGCATTGAGGAAAGGGAATGCCTCGATGGGACGGAAAATCAAGGAGTACGAACAGTTCCTGACGCAGAAAGACACCGAAATTGCGCAGCTTCGTGAGGAAAACCAGCAGCTCATCAGCCAGAACGAAGGCCTGACCCAGGAGCGGAACGAATTGCAGAGCAGCCGCCAGGCCGTCCGCGACTCCCTGAGCGGAGTAGTAGCGAAAAACACCGAACTGGAATCGAAGGTAACAATGGCTGCGGCGCTGCGTGCGCGTAATGTGAAAGTCTACGCGATATCGTCCAAAGGCAAAGTGCGCGAGGGCGAAAATGTCAAATCCAAAAGGGTCGATAAGGTACGTGTAGACTTTATCCTCGAAAAGAACCCGCTTACCGCGACCGACACCAAAACCATTTATATGCGTATCATCGACCCAAGCGGCGCCACCATTTCGGACACCAAAACCGGCTCGGGCGTTTTTCAGTACAACGGACAGGAACAGGGTTACACCATCAGCAAAGATGTCACGTACACGAACAACAACCAGGAGGTAAGCATCATGTACGACCGCGACGCGCCATTCACCTCGGGCAGATATACGATCGAGCTCTATTCCGAAGGATTTTCGATCGGCGAAGGCTCTTTCTCCGTCAAATAAAAAGGGCATTTAGCCGTTAATTCAAAGCGGTAGCAGTGTTGATAACTGCTACCGCTTTTATTTTGCCGATTGATTGATATTTTCTCATAATTCCTATCTTGCACGATAAAAACATTTCGCTTGTAACCCCGAAAACCGAATAAAACACTTCTCTTTCTATGTCTTCACAGATTTCCCAGAAACATCCCAAAGGACTGTATGTCTTGTTCTTTGCCGAAATGTGGGAACGTTTCAGCTACTACGGCATGCGGGCCATTCTATTGCTTTTCCTGCTCGACAATATTAAGGGCGGGATGGGAATGAGTGCAGCCGAAGGGACGGCCATTTACGGCCTTTATACTGCATCGGTATACTTGCTCACACTGCCGGGAGGCTGGCTGGCGGACAATATTCTCGGTCAGAAAAAGGCCATCTGGTATGGAGGGATCGTCATCATGCTCGGGCACATTATCCTGGCGGTACCCGCCGGTCCGGCTATATTCTTTATCGGGCTCAGCACGGTTGCGATCGGCACGGGGCTTCTAAAGCCGAATATCAGCTCTATCGTAGGCGAACTTTACCCGGAGGGCGGTGCGCGACGCGATGCGGCGTTCTCGATCTTTTATATGGGTATCAACCTAGGCTCATTCCTCGGAATTGCGATCGTTGGTTATCTGGGAGAAAAGGTCAACTGGCATATGGGTTTTGGTGCGGCCGCTATCGGGATGTTGCTTGGGCTGATCGTATTCCGGTATGGGAGCGCTACCCACCTGAAAGGGCTGGGTGAGGTGCCGACCGCGCGGGAAGCGAGTGAGGAAACTGTCGCACCCACATCGGGTAGCAACAAAATGCTCGGCTACGGACTGATCGCTTTGCTGGTAGTGTTCCTGATCGTGCTGCAATCGTCCGGTGCCATCGACATGACTACCGCGCAGGGCCTCGCACAGGGTGCCGGTATCATTATCGTATCCATTTCCGCTGCATATTTCCTTTTCATCCTCGTAGCGGGCGGGCTTACGCGCGTGGAGAAATACCGTGTGGGCGTGTTGATCATCCTTTTTCTCGCCATTGCATTATTCTGGGCGGGTTATGAGCAGGCGGGTACTTCGTTGCAGATCTTTGCCGAACGCCACACGCAGCGAATGATCGGCGGATGGGAAGTGCCATCCAGCTGGTTCCAGAACTTCCAGCCCACTTTCGTATTGATTTTCGCGCCCGTGCTCGCGAGCCTTTGGATATCGCTTTCTTCTAAAAACCGTAACCCGTCCATTCCCGTCAAATTCGCAATGGGTTTGATATTGCTTGGCTTGAGCTTTTTCGTGATGGTCGCGGCTTCCAATATTGCGGTGAAAGGTGAACTCGCTTCTCCATTTTTTCTGACATTTACCTACTTCCTCCATACCATCGGCGAGCTTTGTGTAAGCCCTGTCGGTTTGAGTTCCTATACCAAACTGGCGCCCAAACGTTATGTAAGCCAATTGATGGGCATCTGGTTCGTGGGGGCCTCGCTGGGTAACCTGATAGCCGGACTTTTCGCCGGCGGTTTCGATGAATCCAACGTTCTGCAAATGCCTGCGCTGTTCAACCAGGTGGCCATTATCACGACTATTTTCGGTCTGATCCTGCTCGTCTTCTGGAAACCTATCAAAGGCTGGATGGGCGGCGTCCACTAAGTCAATTATATACTTCAAAAACAAATACGTCAAAAATGAAATCAGCCGCATTCCGCGCTGCCGCTTTGGCCCTTGTGGTAAGTCTGGCAGGATGTAAAAAAGAAAAGGAAGAAACCGACACCACGAAAGTACCCGGCTTCGACGTCAGCTCGCTCGACTCGACAGCCAAAGCCTGCGACGACTTCGATACCTATGCCAACGGCGGCTGGAAGAAGAAAAACCCAATCCCGGGCACCGAAAGCCGCTGGGGCGCATTCGGGATTCTGGATAAAGAGAACAAAGAAGTTCGCTTAAAAGGTATCATCGAAGAAATCGCGAAAACCAAGGACCGTAAAAAAGGAACCGAAGAGCAACAGATCGCCGACTACTACCAGTCGTTTCTCGATACGGCGACCATTGAAAAACGCGGACTGGAACCGTTGGAGACCTATCTCGACAAAATTAATGCCGTGGCTTCGCTGAAAGACCTCGCTGCCGTGGCAGGCGAAATGCAAAAGGTAGGCGTTGAAACCGTGACAGGCTTCGGCGTGGAAGGCGACCTGCGAAACAGCAAAATCAACATTCTTTACCAGGGCCAGGACGGCCTGAGCCTCGGCGAAAGAAGTTACTACGACCGCACCGATTCCAGCACCGTGAAGGTGCGCGGCGAGTTTGTGAAGCATGTCGATAAAATGTTCTCCATGGCCGGCTTCCCGGACGCCAATCCGGGTCAGACTATTCTCGATTTCGAAACGAAAGTAGCCAAGCTTCAATTGACGAACGTGGAGCTGCGCGACCCGGTGAAGACGTATAATAAAATGGCGTTCGCCGACTTTGAGAAGCTGATCCCCGATTTCGACCAGAAAACATTCGCCGACAAGCAGGACATTAAAACCGATACCCTAATTGTTCAGAACAAGGCCTATCTGCAAAACCTGAACAAGCTCCTGAAAGCAACCCCGATCGCCACGTTGAAATTGTATACCAAATGGCAGTTGCTCTCGCGCTTCGCCGGTTATTTGCCGAAGAAGTTCGACCAGGAAGATTTTCGCTTTTTCGCGACGGTAATGCGTGGCACCAAGCAACAAAAAGGCCGTGTGGAACGTGCGATCCGCTCGACAGATGGATTGCTGGGAATGCCGCTGGGCAAATTGTTCGTGAAAAAATATTTCCCGGAAGAAGACAAGAAAAAAGTCTCCGAGATGATCGAAAACGTGCGTACGGTTTACGGCGAGCGGATCGACAAGCTGACCTGGATGAGCGATTCCACGAAGGCGAAGGCTCACAAGAAACTCAAAGCTTTCACCTACAAAATTGGCTATCCCGACAAATGGAAAGATTATTCCTCCATCGAAATCGCGCCGGACAGGCTTTTTGAAAACGTGATCTCCGCCTCGCTTTTTGCGCATAAGGAGAATGTGAAGAAAATCGGGAAAGAAGTAGATAAAAAGGAATGGCTGATGACGCCGCAGACCGTGAATGCCTATTACAACCCGCTGAACAACGAGGTGGTATTCCCGGCCGGTATCCTGCAACCGCCATTCTACAACCGCAATGCCGACGATGCGATCAACTATGGCGGTATCATCGCCGTGATTGGCCATGAATTTACTCATGGATTCGACGACCAGGGCTCGCAGTTCGATGACGAAGGAAACCTCAAGAACTGGTGGACCGCCGCCGACCGCGCCAATTTCGACAAGCTGACCAAACGCTACATCGACTATTTCAGCGGGATCGAAGCACTGCCCGGCTTCAAAATCAACGGTGCACTGACCATCGGCGAAAACGTGGCCGACCTCGGTGGTTTGACATTGGCTTATTATGCTTTGGAAAAATCATTCAACGGCAAAGAACCCGCCCCCATCGACGGCTTTACGTGGCAACAGCGTTTCTTCCTCGGCTGGGCACAGGTTTGGCATATGAATACCACCGACGAGGCGTTGCGCAACCAGGTACAAACCGACCCGCATTCACCGGCCAGAGACCGCATCAATGGCCCGCTGCCTCATTTGAAAGAGTTCCAGGCGGCATGGAGCTTGCGGCCCGGGAAGCAAGATGGTCTTGCCTGATTCGTCGCGGATTGTGATATGGTAAGAAGGGCCTAAAGTAAAAAAGCCGAGCAAAATCACGCTTCGTTATCACCCTGAGCGCAGTCGAAGGGCATTTGCATCACGCATTCGCCCTTCGACTGCGCTCAGGATGACAGCATAATTACTTTTTTACACTCATTTTTCATTTCCCAGCCAGATATTTGTTCCGATAAGCACTCGGACTACATCCCTTGGCCTGCCTGAATTGACGTGCTATATTTTTGCTGTCTCCCAAACCCATATCCAGTGCGATTTCGAATACGGACATATCGGTATCGAGCAGCTTTTGCGTGAATTTCTCGATACGCAGGTTGAAAATATACTTGTAAATGGGATAACCCGTAATTTCCAAAAAGCGCTTTTCCAGGGCACGCCTCGAAAGCGGCACCTGCTTTACCACCTCATCCACATGGAGATTTTTATCGATGTTCTGGTGGATGTATTTCAATGAGGAAGCGATGTGGTCGTCGTTGGTGGCGTAGATGTCCGTCGAATGCCGGGTAATAACCTGCGTGGGCCGGACGACTACATCGTAATATTCCGCGGTGCCGTGCCTGATCATGTGATCCAGTAGTTTGGCCGCATCGTAACCACCTTTTTCCACATCGAGAGCAATGCTGGACAGCGGCGGATCGGAGAGGTCACAAATCATTTCATCGTTATCCACACCTAACACCGCCACTTCTTCGGGTATACGTATGCCCACATGCCGGCACGCTTCCGTGATGTGCTGGCCCTGGTTATCGTCGCAGGTCATCAGGCCGATCGGCTTCGGCAGGGATTTCAGCCAGCGGCTCAGCGAACTCGGTTTGTAATACCACAGCTCCGTCGACCGCGCCTTTTTATGCTCGAAGTAATGCACTTTATGGCCCTTTCTGCGCAAATGCTCCTCAAAACCTTCGGCCCGCTCGCGTGACCACACGATGTCGTTGAACCCGTAAAATGCGAAGTTGGTAAAACCTTTTTTCAGGAAGTAATCGGCGCCCATTTGCCCTGCTTCGCGGTAGGCCCCTGTAATGTTGGGGATTTCGGTGAAGCGCTCCTTGAAGTCCTGCGCGATAACCGGTATTCCGGCCCGCAGGATTTTATCGATCTCCTTGTTGTACAGCTGTCCGACAATGCCGTCAGCACCCCATTCCAATGCCCATTTGAGAATCCCGTCGATTCCGATCGTCTCGCGGTGGAAAAGGGGCATCCGGCAAAAAATCCAGGGGCCGACTTCCCTGGAATAAGTATTGATTCCCTTCATCAGGCTTTTGCTGTACTCTTCGGCAAAGTCAAGCAGGAGGATGATTTTATACATAAAACATCAGAGAAATTAGCCGAGCTTGAAAAGTTCTTTCACACTCGAAACCGTTTCATTATTGACCAGCGGTTTGGCCCAGAGCCCGATGCCGAGAATGTAGCCAAGCGGCATTAACAGAAAAAGCATGGCCAGTCGCAGTCCCACCAGTTCTCCCAGTCCGCCGACGATCAACGGCACTACCGCCCCGCCCGCAATGCCCGCGCAGAGAATGCCCGAGAATGTCCCGTGATGTTTGGGTACCGAATTGAGCGCCAGCGAAAATATTACCGAGTACATGACCGACGCAAAAAAGCCGGCCATTGGAAAGCCGATCAGTGCCATCCCTTTCGGACCGAATAGCGCCATTAACAACGATACAATGCCGCCACAGGTAAAGAATACCAGCACCTTGCGGCTGTCGAAGATTTTCAGCAATATTAATCCGAGAAAACAGCCGATCGTAAGCAGCCCCCAGAAATAGGAAATCACCACAGCGCCGGTCGTTGCCGGATTTTCCTGGTGATAGGTTTGCAGGAACTGGGAAATCCAGTTGGCAATGCCCTGCTCGGTGCCCACGTAGGCGAATATGCCCAGGAAGAAAAGCCATACCAATTTGTTCCCGGCTAATTCACTGAACGATTTCCCGACATCGATCCGCTCGTCTTCCAGCAGTTCTATTTTCGGAAATTTTACCAACGAAATGATTACCACCATCGCCAGGGCGATCACGGCGAAAACCCAGTAAAGCGATACCCATTTCAGGTTTTCAGGTACGAGTCCATTGAGTATATCGATCAAAAAACCGGAGTTGTCGGAATGGACATTCAGCACCAGATAACTATAAAGCAAAGGGCTTATAAACGACGCAGCACCAAAAAACAACTGCGCTAACACCGAATAAAAAGCAAATTTCTCTTCCCCACCCGAAACCCGCAGCAAGGGATTAATCACCACCTGCAAAATCGCCATTCCGATACCGATCAGGAACAAAGAGAACAATGCAATGGAAAAGCCGGGAATCAATGCAAATAACAATGCTCCGCTAAATGCCAGCAGGAACGCACTAATCAACATAACCTTTTCCCCGAACTTTTCGACCATTAATCCCGCAGGAATAGACATTACCCCGTAGGCGACAAAGAATGCGAACGGCAGAAAACCCGCCAGTCCAATGCTCAGGTCGAAGCTTTTGACGATGTCGGGAATGATCGGACCGAGGATGTTGGTCAGAAAAGAAATGACGAAAAAGATCAGGAAGATCAGTATTACGATAAAAATGTTTCTTTGCATGAGGGCCGCACGTGGTTTGATACCTAATTTAAGTTTAAATCCGCATTACATCAATCGTCGAGCAATGCCGCCGCACCCAGCAGCGCGATATTCTGGTTTTCGGACAGTAGCAATGTCAGTTTTCTCAATGACTCGGGATAGGCGAAATCCTGAATGCTTTCCAGCATACTTTCCTGGAAAAACCGGTTGGCTTTGGCAATCGAGCCACCCATTACAATGGCCTCGGGGTCGTAGGTATACATGATGGCCTTGATCACCGCTCCCAGGTGCACCCCGAATTCTTCCCATGCTTCGATGGCTTTCTTGCTGCCTTTCAGTGCCGCGTCATGCGCCGCATACGCATCGATACCGAGCGAATCCTCGAAAAAACGGCTGGACACATAATTTTCCAGTATCGAATCCTTGTAAGGCAGCATCCCGATCTCCCCCGCTCCGCAGTTCCGGCCGGCATATAAATGGTTATCGACGATAATACCCGAGCCCAGCCCTGTCCCGATCGCCATCCCGATCACCGACCGGAATTTGCGCGCCAGTCCGAAACGGTGCTCGCCGAGTATAAAGCAGTTCACATCGTTATTCACCGAAACCGGCAGATTGAACTCTTTTTCCACAATATCTCGCAATGCGACCTCTTCCCACGACGGGATATTCATCACATTATACACAATGCCTTTGTTCACATCCACCACGGAGGGTACGCCTATGCCAATGCCTTTGACCGGATAGGCCGTCAGTGGGCGGATCACATCCATCAGCTGGTCGAGCGTTGCCGACAGCGAATGTTTGTTGGCCAGTAATGTCTGATTTTGCCGGGTTATATGGCCACCCGATTCGATGCCGGCACGAATGTTCGTGCCGCCGATATCTACACCAATGTTCATCGACGGTGAGGAGTTGAGCGATAAGCGCGTTAGTAAACGATCAGTTCGGTCAACGGGCTTTGACTACGCTGCTGCGGCTCGACCGTCCCGCCAGATCGAAGCTTTTCAGCGTAACAGTACCCGAAACTTTCACGGGCCTTTCGTACAGCGTTGAAGTTTCGGTTGGCTCGGAGCCGTCGGTCGTATAGCGGATTGCCAGGCCCGGCAATTCCACATTCGCCTTCAGCATTCCATTTTCTATGATCGCGCCCGGTTGGGGCAGGCGGTAATTATAGCCCCCGTTGATATACTTTAGTCTCGGGAGATGCTTTTGGGCTATCGAGTTTGCAAAAATATTCCAGCCTTCGGCCATCATCGCTTTTCGGGTAGCGTCGTCGGCCACGTTTTCCCACTTGCGCTCGGCCGCCCAGGCGCTTTCGGAGAAGCCCAGGAGCTTCGGCAGGATCGAATATTCCATCATATCGCGGCCTTTGATCGTCTCGCTCCAAAGCTGCGCTTCGACCCCGTAAACATTCTTCCGCGCTTCGGGTTTCATGGGTTGCTTGCCTGCGAACTCTTCCTTCATCGGCTTGCCCATGGAAGTCTCTTCGGTGGTACGGAACATATTGAATGGTGCAAATGCCCAGTTATCGCGCGTATCGACAAACCCGCCCCAGTACAGTCCCGGCTCTTTGGGATCGTTGTTATAGGCCATGTCGAAATAGAAGTTGGTCACGTTGCAAAGCACCACCTGATAACCCGCATTAGCCAGTCGGTTGCCCAGATCCACATCATACACATTGTTCCAGACATACGGATACACTTGCCGCCCCGCGAATTCGGGATTGGCCAGGTACGCGCCGGTTTCTGTTTTGTTCAATGCCACCTCTTCCCAGCCGTGCACTTTCAGGTTACGCTTTTTGAGCATAGGAAGCAGCTTCCTGAAAAAATAGCTCTGCAAATAGCGTGGACCCTTAATCTCCGGGTGCTCCTGCAATAATTTGGCGGCCATCGGCGACTTCGTCCACACACCATCCGCGACCTCGTCCCCGCCGGTGTGGAACGTATCCAGTTTCAAACCGGCCTGCTCGTACAGCTTCGCAATTTCGTCCACCACTTTGACAAAGAAGTTGTAAGTCGATTCGCGTGCGACACTCACAACATTGTTCTTATATCCCTGCGCTGAAATGTACACCGATTTGTCGTCCGGGTCGATCAGGCGGTACTCGTTCGCCTCTTTCTCCTTGCCTTCCTTCATCAACCGCTCATACCGTGCCTCCATCGACTTGATCGCCGCCAGCGCGTGACCGGGGAAGTT harbors:
- a CDS encoding ROK family protein, encoding MNIGVDIGGTNIRAGIESGGHITRQNQTLLANKHSLSATLDQLMDVIRPLTAYPVKGIGIGVPSVVDVNKGIVYNVMNIPSWEEVALRDIVEKEFNLPVSVNNDVNCFILGEHRFGLARKFRSVIGMAIGTGLGSGIIVDNHLYAGRNCGAGEIGMLPYKDSILENYVSSRFFEDSLGIDAYAAHDAALKGSKKAIEAWEEFGVHLGAVIKAIMYTYDPEAIVMGGSIAKANRFFQESMLESIQDFAYPESLRKLTLLLSENQNIALLGAAALLDD